TGTTATGCAGCTTTAGTCTTAGCCTAAGTGTATTTAGCCATACAGCAACAGCATCTACGGCAATGCAGGCCGATGTAGCTGACCAACAGCAGCAGAGCATCACCCAATCCACAGAAAACCAGAGATATGGTAATTGGTTATTCAAAGGTGGTTTTAAAGGTGAGGCATTTTCCGCAATAAACCCCGAATATCGCATCAGTCAAGGCGATAACCTCTTAGTTCAGTTGTGGGGCGGCATAGATCATCAAGCTGAAATCCCCGTCGATGCACAAGGTAATATTTTTATTCCCAAAGTGGGTCCAATAAAGGTATTAGGCGTAAAGAATGCCGATTTGAACCATGTGATACTAAAGAGTGTTAAGCGTGTCTATAAATCAAATGTAGAAGTATATGTTTCGCTGGTTTCAAGCCAAAAGGTAAAGATATTCCTATCGGGTATGGTGGTAAAGCCTGGCCTATATGAAGGACAAAGCGCCGATAGCGTGCTGCGCTTTATCGATCAGGCTGGTGGCATACGCCAAGATATGGGGAGCTACCGTCAGATCCAAGTGAAGCGAAATAATAAGCAAAAATACCAGCTAGACCTATATGCCTTCTTACAAAAAGGTGAAATGCCGGCTATGCAGCTGCAAGATGCCGATGTTATTTTTGTCGGGCCCAAGCAGGCCGAAGTTACCCTTGAAGGCGAAGTCGGTTTTAGCGGCAAGTATGAACTGACTGAGCATGAAAGCCTGCAGAGCGTACTCGATGCTGTGGTAATGGACGAAGATGCTACCCATATAACCATTATCGCCCCAGAACGCAGCAGCAATAGTAGTAACGGCATACGTAAAGTTGAGGCCAGACAATACCCG
This portion of the Shewanella violacea DSS12 genome encodes:
- a CDS encoding polysaccharide biosynthesis/export family protein, producing the protein MNNKLKTIIGLLCSFSLSLSVFSHTATASTAMQADVADQQQQSITQSTENQRYGNWLFKGGFKGEAFSAINPEYRISQGDNLLVQLWGGIDHQAEIPVDAQGNIFIPKVGPIKVLGVKNADLNHVILKSVKRVYKSNVEVYVSLVSSQKVKIFLSGMVVKPGLYEGQSADSVLRFIDQAGGIRQDMGSYRQIQVKRNNKQKYQLDLYAFLQKGEMPAMQLQDADVIFVGPKQAEVTLEGEVGFSGKYELTEHESLQSVLDAVVMDEDATHITIIAPERSSNSSNGIRKVEARQYPINQIANIRLQAGALIKVTSQLRATSISIELIGEHNSAKEIVLPWGANLADLQGKIEYSRLSNKQAIQLYRKSVAQRQKDMLQASLTALEQSVLTARSETKEAALLRKAEAEVILQWVAKARKAEPKGQVLLSEGYDASKIILNQGDTIVIPAKRNLVMIHGEVLFPTAIAYNDSMSIMDFIDKSGGATKDIDDMNVLVMKPNGSFVDMNDLLDEESEIEPGDEIFVLAKPDFKGFQLTKDITQLIYQLAMSTAVVLAL